One part of the Anaeromyxobacter sp. Fw109-5 genome encodes these proteins:
- the ffh gene encoding signal recognition particle protein: MLETVSKGFKAARNKLKGRTEITPEVVDDALRDIRVSLLEADVSFDVVKRFVARVREKAIGEVVDTKVKTEKGVVRVTPQDHFVKICHDELEALMGPVDTSLRHGERGRPTGIMMVGLQGSGKTTTAGKIASKLLKEGKRPLLVAADVYRPAAVDQLKVLGERLGVPVFHEPGVSPPEMCRHAFEAAPREKANVVIYDTAGRLAVDEELMVELEEIKRHVAPENILLVADAMIGQDAVKTAAEFDRRLALDGFILTKLDGDARGGAALSIKEVTGKPIKFLGMGESLDRLEEFRPEGLASRILGFGDIVGLVKDFEQHVDEETAEAEAQKILSGDFTLEDFVNQIRLVRKMGPLGELMEKFPLFGDLPEGFQFDDQALTKIVAMVDSMTKAERLRPDVITEGRVKRIARGSGRGEKEVRDLLKQYNAMRGVMKQVGSAPGLLSRLPGVKQLMSLRKLQGKGMEDVLGADAHAVERALQGGLVPDAAMAQQMGLPKGYTPPMSAGAMARARLMGYAPEPIALESKKDRDVRNKKRKAERQARKKARKKGRK, from the coding sequence ATGCTCGAGACCGTATCCAAGGGGTTCAAGGCAGCGCGCAACAAGCTGAAGGGCCGGACGGAGATCACCCCCGAGGTGGTCGACGACGCCCTGCGCGACATCCGCGTCTCGCTGCTCGAGGCCGACGTCTCCTTCGACGTCGTGAAGCGGTTCGTGGCGCGGGTGCGCGAGAAGGCCATCGGCGAGGTCGTCGACACCAAGGTCAAGACGGAGAAGGGCGTCGTGCGGGTCACGCCGCAGGACCACTTCGTCAAGATCTGCCACGACGAGCTCGAGGCGCTCATGGGCCCGGTCGACACCTCGCTCCGCCACGGGGAGCGGGGGCGGCCGACCGGCATCATGATGGTCGGGCTGCAGGGCTCGGGCAAGACGACCACCGCCGGCAAGATCGCCAGCAAGCTCCTCAAGGAAGGGAAGCGGCCGCTCCTCGTCGCCGCCGACGTCTACCGGCCCGCCGCCGTGGACCAGCTGAAGGTGCTCGGGGAGCGCCTGGGCGTGCCGGTGTTCCACGAGCCGGGCGTGTCGCCGCCGGAGATGTGCCGCCACGCGTTCGAGGCGGCCCCCCGCGAGAAGGCGAACGTCGTCATCTACGACACCGCGGGCCGCCTCGCCGTCGACGAGGAGCTCATGGTGGAGCTCGAGGAGATCAAGCGCCACGTCGCGCCGGAGAACATCCTCCTCGTGGCCGACGCCATGATCGGCCAGGACGCCGTGAAGACGGCGGCGGAGTTCGACCGGCGCCTCGCGCTCGACGGCTTCATCCTCACGAAGCTCGACGGCGACGCCCGCGGCGGCGCGGCGCTCTCCATCAAGGAGGTCACCGGCAAGCCCATCAAGTTCCTCGGCATGGGCGAGTCGCTCGATCGGCTCGAGGAGTTTCGCCCCGAGGGGCTCGCCTCGCGCATCCTCGGGTTCGGCGACATCGTCGGGCTGGTCAAGGACTTCGAGCAGCACGTCGACGAGGAGACCGCGGAGGCGGAGGCCCAGAAGATCCTCTCGGGCGACTTCACGCTCGAGGACTTCGTGAACCAGATCCGGCTCGTCCGGAAGATGGGGCCGCTCGGCGAGCTGATGGAGAAGTTCCCGCTCTTCGGCGACCTGCCGGAGGGCTTCCAGTTCGACGATCAGGCGCTGACGAAGATCGTCGCGATGGTCGACTCGATGACGAAGGCCGAGCGGCTCCGCCCGGACGTCATCACCGAGGGGCGCGTGAAGCGGATCGCCCGCGGCTCCGGCCGCGGCGAGAAGGAGGTGCGCGACCTCCTCAAGCAGTACAACGCGATGCGCGGGGTCATGAAGCAGGTGGGGTCCGCCCCCGGCCTGCTCTCGCGCCTGCCCGGCGTGAAGCAGCTCATGAGCCTCCGCAAGCTGCAGGGCAAGGGCATGGAGGACGTGCTCGGCGCGGACGCGCACGCGGTGGAGCGCGCGCTCCAGGGCGGCCTCGTCCCCGACGCCGCCATGGCTCAGCAGATGGGGCTGCCCAAGGGGTATACGCCGCCGATGTCCGCTGGCGCCATGGCGCGCGCGCGGCTCATGGGCTACGCGCCCGAGCCCATCGCGCTCGAGTCGAAGAAGGACCGCGACGTCCGGAACAAGAAGCGCAAGGCGGAGCGTCAGGCGCGCAAGAAGGCGCGCAAGAAGGGCCGCAAGTAG
- a CDS encoding TIGR04552 family protein has translation MGVAELESLRVILRGGSVIDWRRLNFRDRAEVDSYLRLNQFDHEDSRDERRLRAILAQAVEYLRCVFGYRVAEPVAQPEDLRDLFLLASGTVEPRRYRRIACVVLKVMHVIHHLEARELLFRTPLRESDLAQRAHRRIMAEAERMRAAGLPVLEFAGNSKSRDSLVTKLLAKKESVAAQVFDRVRYRVVTERTDQIAPVVWHLTQTLFPFNYAVPGQTQNNLVGFQDLLAAHPRRGQIIPELQLPADLERRDPVRKRNEFSGRDFRVLNFVVDLPVRIDELLPPLDPMADELGRIVFSLVEFQVVDAATAARNEEGDASHERYKRRQHQRVLRRLSRGLVVPKKGKRGGG, from the coding sequence ATGGGCGTCGCGGAGCTGGAGTCGCTGCGCGTCATCCTGCGCGGCGGCTCCGTGATCGACTGGCGGCGGCTCAACTTCCGCGATCGCGCGGAGGTCGACTCGTACCTGCGCCTCAACCAGTTCGACCACGAGGACTCCCGCGACGAGCGGCGGCTGCGCGCGATCCTGGCGCAGGCCGTCGAGTACCTCCGCTGCGTCTTCGGCTATCGCGTCGCCGAGCCCGTGGCCCAGCCGGAGGACCTGCGCGACCTGTTCCTCCTCGCCTCGGGGACCGTCGAGCCGCGGCGCTACCGGCGGATCGCGTGCGTCGTGCTCAAGGTGATGCACGTGATCCACCACCTCGAGGCGCGGGAGCTGCTCTTCCGCACGCCGCTGCGCGAGTCGGACCTCGCGCAGCGGGCGCACCGGCGCATCATGGCCGAGGCGGAGCGCATGCGGGCGGCAGGGCTGCCGGTGCTCGAGTTCGCCGGCAACTCGAAGTCGCGCGACTCGCTCGTCACGAAGCTCCTCGCCAAGAAGGAGTCGGTCGCCGCGCAAGTGTTCGATCGCGTCCGGTACCGGGTGGTGACCGAGCGCACCGACCAGATCGCGCCCGTCGTCTGGCACCTCACCCAGACGCTCTTCCCGTTCAACTACGCGGTGCCCGGCCAGACGCAGAACAACCTGGTCGGCTTCCAGGATCTGCTCGCCGCCCACCCCCGCCGCGGCCAGATCATCCCGGAGCTGCAGCTCCCCGCCGATCTGGAGCGGCGCGATCCGGTCAGGAAGCGCAACGAGTTCAGCGGCCGCGACTTCCGGGTGCTCAACTTCGTCGTCGACCTGCCGGTGCGGATCGACGAGCTCCTGCCGCCGCTCGACCCGATGGCGGACGAGCTCGGCCGCATCGTGTTCTCCCTCGTCGAGTTCCAGGTGGTGGACGCCGCGACGGCCGCGCGGAACGAGGAGGGCGACGCGTCGCACGAGCGCTACAAGCGGCGCCAGCACCAGCGCGTGCTGCGGCGGCTGTCGCGCGGGCTCGTGGTCCCGAAGAAGGGGAAGCGAGGTGGGGGATGA
- the gltJ gene encoding adventurous gliding motility protein GltJ — translation MKFTCESCSAQYMISDEKVGPSGVKVRCKKCGTVIHVRRPAEDAASAPAPAPAGGGGGLDVELGNAFDNAFGDSPARAAAQAPAPDLSATQGMDAEDVARIAAGSAPAATEWYVAIGQAQVGPLPLAEVKRKWEGGEIGPDSLVWRPGMADWGPLSAVADLAGYLSPVPQAASRSTARHAEARSEPGAGRGGEAAAPAADVSWKPVAASALAALASEEMAAGGKPAQRTEPRPNGGVKSLVDALPEGGGVDPTGAIPLPIKVLESTGEKKLERRSSVARGAEEARRRSVSRAVLLGVTAVAILVAGTAALGVWYMNRQLDRVERAPVATAPAPAAAQPAAVQQAPTPTPAPAPQEAVAAATPPAPPAAAPAEKAPPAPVAEPAPKPAAETPRAAEPPPSQKPSPVRTVRREPPRETRVAKAPPVAPPAPAPEPAPRKRSGSVLDFESNDAALDEALGGGSSSSGRSVYVPPRPGGELPAKLSSAQINEGVAGRIDGLQRCVSEQKSRDADATGTLKMRWLINADGSVRDVKCLTPEYASGQFAQCLAGVVRTIKFPRSATNGQEVTFPFRF, via the coding sequence ATGAAATTCACCTGCGAGAGCTGCAGCGCGCAGTACATGATCTCGGACGAGAAGGTCGGGCCGTCCGGGGTGAAGGTCCGTTGCAAGAAGTGCGGGACCGTCATCCACGTGCGTCGTCCCGCTGAGGACGCGGCCTCCGCGCCCGCTCCGGCCCCCGCCGGAGGAGGGGGCGGGCTCGACGTCGAGCTCGGCAACGCGTTCGACAACGCCTTCGGCGACTCGCCCGCGCGAGCGGCGGCGCAGGCTCCCGCCCCCGATCTCTCCGCCACCCAGGGCATGGACGCGGAGGACGTCGCGCGCATCGCGGCAGGGTCCGCGCCGGCTGCGACCGAGTGGTACGTGGCGATCGGACAGGCCCAGGTCGGACCGCTGCCGCTCGCCGAGGTGAAGCGGAAGTGGGAGGGCGGTGAGATCGGTCCCGACTCGCTCGTGTGGCGCCCCGGGATGGCCGACTGGGGGCCGCTCTCCGCGGTCGCGGACCTCGCGGGCTATCTCTCCCCCGTGCCGCAGGCGGCCTCGCGCTCCACCGCACGCCACGCCGAGGCGCGCTCGGAGCCCGGCGCGGGGCGAGGCGGGGAGGCGGCCGCTCCGGCCGCCGACGTCTCGTGGAAGCCGGTCGCGGCCTCCGCGCTCGCCGCGCTCGCGAGCGAGGAGATGGCCGCAGGTGGCAAACCGGCCCAGCGGACGGAGCCGCGTCCGAACGGCGGCGTGAAGTCTCTCGTGGACGCGCTGCCGGAGGGCGGGGGGGTCGACCCGACCGGCGCGATCCCGCTCCCGATCAAGGTGCTCGAGTCCACCGGAGAGAAGAAGCTCGAGCGACGCTCCTCGGTGGCACGCGGCGCCGAGGAAGCCCGCCGCCGCAGCGTCTCGCGCGCGGTCCTCCTCGGCGTGACCGCCGTGGCGATCCTCGTCGCGGGCACGGCCGCGCTCGGCGTCTGGTACATGAACCGGCAGCTCGACCGCGTCGAGCGCGCGCCGGTCGCGACCGCGCCTGCCCCTGCCGCGGCGCAGCCGGCGGCGGTGCAGCAGGCGCCCACGCCCACGCCCGCGCCGGCGCCCCAGGAGGCGGTGGCTGCCGCCACCCCGCCCGCGCCCCCTGCCGCAGCCCCAGCCGAGAAGGCTCCGCCCGCTCCGGTCGCGGAGCCGGCGCCGAAGCCGGCGGCCGAGACGCCGCGCGCCGCCGAGCCGCCGCCCAGCCAGAAGCCCTCGCCCGTTCGGACCGTCCGGCGTGAGCCTCCGCGCGAGACGCGCGTCGCCAAGGCGCCGCCTGTCGCCCCGCCCGCGCCCGCGCCCGAGCCTGCCCCGCGCAAGCGCTCGGGCTCGGTCCTCGACTTCGAGTCCAACGACGCCGCCCTCGACGAGGCGCTCGGCGGCGGGTCCTCCTCGTCCGGTCGCTCGGTGTACGTCCCGCCGCGCCCCGGCGGCGAGCTGCCTGCCAAGCTCAGCTCGGCGCAGATCAACGAAGGCGTCGCCGGCCGCATCGACGGCCTGCAGCGCTGCGTGTCCGAGCAGAAGTCTCGCGACGCCGACGCCACCGGCACCCTCAAGATGCGCTGGCTCATCAACGCCGACGGCTCCGTGCGCGACGTGAAGTGCCTCACGCCCGAGTACGCCAGCGGCCAGTTCGCCCAGTGCCTCGCCGGCGTGGTGAGGACGATCAAGTTCCCGCGCTCCGCGACGAACGGCCAGGAGGTCACCTTCCCGTTCCGGTTCTAG